A genomic segment from Juglans regia cultivar Chandler chromosome 14, Walnut 2.0, whole genome shotgun sequence encodes:
- the LOC108990131 gene encoding GATA transcription factor 11-like, whose translation MKMNGSSLLNENFNGVSDECLDDIIKFFDFPLEDVEGNMGEDWSAKLEWLDPPSMDVLAGLAPGFSSKNCVDASKCPESLSAPHDETSPVKELPVTAEVTSSGSDLHKSSSKGKGLRVFQTSSPISVLESSSSCSVENPTTIDLKIIIPVKRARSKRTCRPNFNLGFMIPRVSSAPKISNPPADFESASETNFTEAVSNHWKRKMRKEKNLAVLSGATETRSYSSQGPGSTTRKCMHCEVTKTPQWREGPMGPKTLCNACGVRYRSGRLFPEYRPMASPTFVESLHSNSHKKVVEMRSKASTGARMAEMETWSSSCGKLCN comes from the exons ATGAAAATGAACGGTTCTTCCCTATTGAACGAGAATTTCAATGGCGTTTCTGATGAATGCTTGGATGACATCATCAAGTTCTTCGATTTCCCGTTGGAAGATGTGGAAGGAAATATGGGAGAAGATTGGAGTGCTAAATTAGAATGGCTTGATCCACCGTCAATGGATGTTTTGGCAGGTTTGGCACCTGGGTTTTCAAGTAAAAATTGCGTTGATGCTTCAAAATGTCCTGAAAGTCTATCTGCTCCG CATGACGAAACTTCTCCAGTAAAGGAGCTGCCAGTCACTGCTGAAGTCACCTCCAGTGGAAGTGATCTGCACAAATCTTCTTCTAAGGGCAAAGGTTTGCGTGTCTTCCAAACCTCCAGTCCCATTTCTGTTCTTGAAAGCAGCAGTTCTTGCTCAGTTGAAAATCCCACAACCATTGACCTCAAAATTATCATTCCCGTGAAGCGTGCTAGAAGCAAGCGTACATGCCGACCAAACTTCAATCTGGGATTCATGATTCCTCGTGTTTCCTCCGCTCCCAAAATATCCAATCCTCCAGCTGATTTTGAATCAGCTTCAGAAACCAATTTTACTGAGGCAGTATCAAAccattggaaaagaaaaatgaggaagGAAAAGAACTTGGCAGTGCTCTCAGGTGCCACAGAGACGAGGAGTTATTCCTCACAGGGACCAGGTTCTACTACTAGAAAATGCATGCACTGCGAGGTGACAAAGACCCCACAATGGCGGGAGGGGCCAATGGGACCGAAGACCCTTTGCAATGCATGTGGCGTTCGTTACAGGTCTGGACGCCTCTTTCCGGAGTACCGTCCCATGGCAAGTCCCACCTTCGTTGAGTCATTGCACTCTAACTCTCACAAGAAGGTGGTTGAGATGAGAAGCAAGGCTAGTACGGGGGCAAGAATGGCAGAGATGGAAACTTGGTCATCGTCCTGTGGGAAGCTCTGCAATTGA
- the LOC108990118 gene encoding protein-tyrosine sulfotransferase-like isoform X1, whose protein sequence is MRWVACILRCSMLLMLLGLASILANASPIKNDFGHCERVVKKWAFSSLDQELKEDRHTLRDLLFFLHVPRTGGRTYFHCFLKKVYSKSLECPRSYDKLRFDPSKPKCRLLVTHDDYSMMSKLPNHRTSVVTILRNPVDRVFSTYEFSVEVAARFLVHPNLTSATQMAGRLRAKMRGVSTLDIWPWKYLVPWMREDLFARRDARRQRGSDDIKSSGSYDMNEIFMPLHEYINTPIAHDIVHNGATFQVAGLTNNSYLPESHEVRHCVQKYKILGEHVLQVAKKRLDNMLYVGLTEEHKESATMFANVVGAQVISQQRASAMSMENVANENSEQSSLLSDSELENDDHQNSSVDHNASQVASTENGEATKQNMTVEKLMEAYEVCISSLRKEQGRRRTASLKRISPANFSKEGRRHVPEVVLQQIKSLNSLDLELYKYAQDIFAKQHKHTMEKLFAIKWDSMFNNSDGAVLWKVFALATTLILLFLFVNSRRRTSKIKI, encoded by the exons ATGAGGTGGGTGGCTTGTATTCTAAGATGCTCCATGTTGCTGATGCTTCTGGGTTTGG CTTCAATACTTGCAAATGCCTCTCCCATCAAGAATGATTTTGGGCATTGTGAAAGAGTTGTAAAAAAGTGGGCATTTTCTTCCCTTGATCAAGAACTTAAAGAAGATAGACACACCTTGCGGGATTTACTGTTTTTTCTCCATGTCCCCAGAACAGGAGGCAGAACATATTTCCATTG CTTCTTGAAAAAGGTGTACTCTAAATCTCTGGAATGCCCCCGTTCTTATGATAAGCTCCGGTTTGATCCGAG CAAGCCAAAGTGCAGGTTGTTGGTTACTCATGATGACTATAGCATGATGTCCAAACTTCCCAATCATAGAACTTCTGTGGTGACAATACTTAGGAATCCAGTTGACCGTGTTTTCAGTACTTACGAATTTTCAGTGGAGGTGGCTGCTAGATTTTTGGTCCATCCTAACTTAACATCTGCAACACAAATGGCTGGGCGTTTACGGGCTAAGATGAGAGGAGTTAGTACGCTGGACATATGGCCATGGAAATATTTGGTTCCATGGATGAGAGAAGACCTCTTTGCTcgg agagatgctAGAAGACAAAGAGGCTCAGATGACATTAAGAGCAGTGGTTCATATGACATGAATGAGATTTTTATGCCATTGCATGAATACATCAACACCCCTATAGCGCATGATATTGTTCACAATGGAGCCACTTTCCAG GTTGCAGGATTGACAAACAACTCTTATCTACCAGAATCACATGAGGTGCGCCATTGTGTACAGAAGTATAAGATTCTTGGTGAACATGTGCTTCAAGTTGCAAAG AAGAGGTTGGACAATATGTTATATGTCGGTCTCACTGAGGAGCACAAAGAATCTGCAACAATGTTTGCAAATGTGGTTGGTGCACAGGTGATTTCCCAGCAGAGAGCATCAGCCATGAGCATGGAGAACGTAGCTAATGAAAATTCAG AACAGAGCTCTTTGTTGTCAGATTCTGAGCTTGAAAATGATGACCACCAG AATAGCAGTGTTGACCACAATGCAAGTCAGGTTGCTTCCACTGAAAATGGTGAAGCAACTAAACAAAAT ATGACTGTGGAAAAACTTATGGAAGCTTATGAAGTCTGCATCTCTAGTCTAAGGAAGGAGCAAGGGCGCCGGCGCACTGCTTCTTTGAAGAGAATCTCCCCTGCAAACTTTTCAAAGGAG GGACGTCGTCACGTTCCTGAAGTGGTTCTCCAGCAGATAAAATCACTTAACAGCCTTGATTTGGAGCTCTACAAGTATGCTCAAGACATTTTTGCAAAGCAACACAAACATACAATGGAGAAGCTTTTTGCCATA AAGTGGGATAGCATGTTTAACAACTCGGATGGAGCTGTGCTATGGAAAGTCTTTGCATTGGCCACGACCCTGAtcttactctttctttttgtaaattcaAGAAGAAGAACATCCAAAATTAAGATATAA
- the LOC108990118 gene encoding protein-tyrosine sulfotransferase-like isoform X2, with the protein MRWVACILRCSMLLMLLGLASILANASPIKNDFGHCERVVKKWAFSSLDQELKEDRHTLRDLLFFLHVPRTGGRTYFHCFLKKVYSKSLECPRSYDKLRFDPSKPKCRLLVTHDDYSMMSKLPNHRTSVVTILRNPVDRVFSTYEFSVEVAARFLVHPNLTSATQMAGRLRAKMRGVSTLDIWPWKYLVPWMREDLFARRDARRQRGSDDIKSSGSYDMNEIFMPLHEYINTPIAHDIVHNGATFQVAGLTNNSYLPESHEVRHCVQKYKILGEHVLQVAKKRLDNMLYVGLTEEHKESATMFANVVGAQVISQQRASAMSMENVANENSEQSSLLSDSELENDDHQNSSVDHNASQVASTENGEATKQNMTVEKLMEAYEVCISSLRKEQGRRRTASLKRISPANFSKEGRRHVPEVVLQQIKSLNSLDLELYKYAQDIFAKQHKHTMEKLFAILR; encoded by the exons ATGAGGTGGGTGGCTTGTATTCTAAGATGCTCCATGTTGCTGATGCTTCTGGGTTTGG CTTCAATACTTGCAAATGCCTCTCCCATCAAGAATGATTTTGGGCATTGTGAAAGAGTTGTAAAAAAGTGGGCATTTTCTTCCCTTGATCAAGAACTTAAAGAAGATAGACACACCTTGCGGGATTTACTGTTTTTTCTCCATGTCCCCAGAACAGGAGGCAGAACATATTTCCATTG CTTCTTGAAAAAGGTGTACTCTAAATCTCTGGAATGCCCCCGTTCTTATGATAAGCTCCGGTTTGATCCGAG CAAGCCAAAGTGCAGGTTGTTGGTTACTCATGATGACTATAGCATGATGTCCAAACTTCCCAATCATAGAACTTCTGTGGTGACAATACTTAGGAATCCAGTTGACCGTGTTTTCAGTACTTACGAATTTTCAGTGGAGGTGGCTGCTAGATTTTTGGTCCATCCTAACTTAACATCTGCAACACAAATGGCTGGGCGTTTACGGGCTAAGATGAGAGGAGTTAGTACGCTGGACATATGGCCATGGAAATATTTGGTTCCATGGATGAGAGAAGACCTCTTTGCTcgg agagatgctAGAAGACAAAGAGGCTCAGATGACATTAAGAGCAGTGGTTCATATGACATGAATGAGATTTTTATGCCATTGCATGAATACATCAACACCCCTATAGCGCATGATATTGTTCACAATGGAGCCACTTTCCAG GTTGCAGGATTGACAAACAACTCTTATCTACCAGAATCACATGAGGTGCGCCATTGTGTACAGAAGTATAAGATTCTTGGTGAACATGTGCTTCAAGTTGCAAAG AAGAGGTTGGACAATATGTTATATGTCGGTCTCACTGAGGAGCACAAAGAATCTGCAACAATGTTTGCAAATGTGGTTGGTGCACAGGTGATTTCCCAGCAGAGAGCATCAGCCATGAGCATGGAGAACGTAGCTAATGAAAATTCAG AACAGAGCTCTTTGTTGTCAGATTCTGAGCTTGAAAATGATGACCACCAG AATAGCAGTGTTGACCACAATGCAAGTCAGGTTGCTTCCACTGAAAATGGTGAAGCAACTAAACAAAAT ATGACTGTGGAAAAACTTATGGAAGCTTATGAAGTCTGCATCTCTAGTCTAAGGAAGGAGCAAGGGCGCCGGCGCACTGCTTCTTTGAAGAGAATCTCCCCTGCAAACTTTTCAAAGGAG GGACGTCGTCACGTTCCTGAAGTGGTTCTCCAGCAGATAAAATCACTTAACAGCCTTGATTTGGAGCTCTACAAGTATGCTCAAGACATTTTTGCAAAGCAACACAAACATACAATGGAGAAGCTTTTTGCCATA CTTCGATAA